The Amycolatopsis sp. DG1A-15b genome contains the following window.
CGCGCGGTCAGGTCGAGGACGTCGACCGACTTCACGTCGCCGAGCAACCCGTGCAGCAGCGGGCGGTCGGGTTCGCGGTCGAAGCGTTCGACGTCGAGCACGCCGCGGTCGTTGCCGTCCATCACGACCGGGATGCCGAGGTCACGCGCGTACTCGCGGGCCGCGATCTTCACCCACGGCGTGTCGCACCCCTCGACGAGCAGGTCGAGACCACCCGCGAAGAACCGCTCGATGGTCTCCGGCGTCAGGCCGGCCCGCTCGATCTCGATGTCGAGGTAGGGGTCGACCTCGGACATCTGCCGGGCCGACAGCACCGCCTTGTCGACCCCGAGGTCGTGCAGGCCGCCCCGCAGCCGGTTCAGGTCGGACAGCCCGAAACCGTCCAAGTCGGCCAGCCGGAACGCGCCGCCGATGCCTTCGAGCGCGAACGTCAGCGCCGCGCTGTTGCCGGCGGACAGGCCGATGACGCCGATCCGCTTGCCGAACAGCCGCTGCCGGTCGGGCCACTCGATCCGGCCCCGGTTGCGGTCGGTGCGGACCAGCCGGAACTCTTCGCGCGGCAGCACGTGCACCAGCCGTCCGGACCACGGGTACCAGGCCCAGGTGCCGTACTCCCACGGCTCCGCGCCGGCCAGCTGCTCCCGCTTCTTGCGCTCGATCCCCACCCGGTCGCGGCACTGCGGTTCACGGCTGCGGACCAGCTCGGTGAGCTGGTCGTCGATCGTGTCGTGCACTTCGCGGACGTTCCCGGACGCGAGCAGGGCGTCGAGCTCGGCCGCGGTGTGCAGTACCGGCCGCCACGTTTCGCGATCCGGTGAGGTGGTGCCGGTCGGCGTCACCCGCGCGGCGCGGCGCACCGGCGGCACGGGGAGCAGCGGGGCCGCGCCCGCCGCCGCGATGACGGGGAACTCGTCGCGCAGCCGCGTGACCAGGTCGTGGTGCCGTCCGGCGCCGTCGGCGACGCGGTGCAGCATGATCACGACGTCTTCGGTGTACTGCGGGACGTACCGGCGGGTGCCGCGGACCGGCCGGAAGCCGAACCGCTCGTGGAACCGGTCCTGGCCGTCCTTCGTGCCGGACGTGCCGATCATCGCCCGTGCGCCGAGGTGGTGGGCCGCGCCGATCGCCAGCGCGTTGAGGTGGAGCCCGAGCCCGAGCTTGCGGGCCCGGTGCTCGACGACCGGCCTGCTGTGCTCGAACACGTCCGCGGCGCCGAAGCCCTCGCCCGCCAGGAGTTCCTCGTAGCACCGGTCGCCGAGGAAGTCGCGGGACTGGAACCGCGCGCCCGTGTCCGGTGTGGACAGCCGGATGTACCCCAGCGGCGGGCCGCCGGGACTGCGCCGGGCGATGAAGTGCCAGGCGCCGAAGTCGAGGTCCTGGTCGTCGGCGTGGGTGCCGTCCGCGCGGAGGAACGCGGGACGGTGGCCGTGGTCGAACAGGATGCGGGCGCGCAGGCCCCGGACGGCGTCGAGCATCGGACGGCCGTCGTCGCCGGGCCGCGGTCCGAGGAACGCGGTGACGTGCCAGTCCGGGGTTTCCGGCGCGGGGACGCCGAGGTGGTCCAAGGGGGTCAAGTCTCGCCTTTTCTCCGGAAGTGCCGGACGGCAACGGAACGCCGCCCGGGAAAAGGCCCCGGCCGGGGGAACGCGAGTGGTCCGGACCAGAGCGGCGGAACGGTAACAGGGCACCGGCGCACCGGACCGATGACGGCGGCGAGGCCGGGAAAACCTTTACCCGGGCGGGAGATCTACTTCGCGTGACTTCGGTGGCGCTCGCGGTGAAGATCGACAGCGGTGATCCACTCGAAGGGGTGGTGGATGATCTCCGAACGCGGTGGGCGGCGGAAGGTGCCGGTCCGGCTGCCGGTGGCGGCGCCCGGACGTTTCACCCCGGCGGGGGAGAGCACCGCCGGAGCCGTGCTCACCGGCCGTTCCCGGCCGCCGGTGCCCGGCATCGAGGGGCCGGGCACCGGCGCGGATCAGCCGGCTTCCGGGAAGTGGATGTCGGTGACGTGGACGTCGACGACCTCGACGTCCAGGCCGAGGTACTGCTCGACGGCGTCGATCACCGCGACGCGGATCTGCTCGCCCACCGCCTTGACCGCGTGGCCGAACTCGACCACCACGGGGATGGTGACCCAGGCGACCTCGTCGGCGAGCTCGACCGTGATGCCGTCCCCGGCGACGCTGTGCACACCCTCGGCCTGGCTCGCGATCCGCGTGACGATCTTGCCGACCACCCCGTCGGCCACCGTGGTGCTGCCACGGCTGCCCGCGGCGGGCCGGGCCACGGCGGGCGCGGCGTCGGCGATTGGCGCGGCCGCCACCGCCGGTGCGGCCTCGGTGACGACCGGCTCGGCGTCCGCAACCGGCTCGGTGTCCGCGACCGGCTCGGCCGCGACGGCTTCGATGACCGGCTCGTTTTCCGCGACCGGCTCAGCGACCGGCTCGGCTTCGGCGATGTCCTCGGCCGCGTTCACATCCGTGTCGTCGTCTTCGGTGTCCTCGGCGACCGCCTCCTCGTCGGTGCCGGTCGCGTCCTCTTCGGCCTGGTCGCCGTCGACGGCTTCGTCCTCGGCGGTTTCCGTGGCGCTTTCGGTCTCCGGTGCGGAATCCACCTCCTCGACGACACCCGCCTCGTCGGTCTCGGGAGCGCTTTCGGCGGGCACCTCGGCGACCTCCGGTGCGGGCTCGACGGCGCCGTAGGCGTACTCGCCCGAGCCGGTGGTTTCGTTCTGGGGGCGGCCGAAGATGCTGTTGATGACGTCGGACATGGTTTCCCTTTCCGGGAGCGACGACTACCTGTGGGGACAGCAGACGGCGACATGATAGGGGGCGGCCCGTGACCTGCGTCACGGGCCCCCTGCCTTCGAGACTCGCTTGTGTCCCAACGGATATCCGGCACCAGCCGGGGTGATCACCGTCCGTCAGACCGGGTTCGGCGAACAGTCACCACCCGGTGGAAATCACGTCCTGGAATTGTCGTCTTTTCGGCGCTTGACGATTTCTAGCCGTCGTTCCGGAAAAGGCCGGGAGGAACGCTCGAACCGAGCGCCTGGTACCCCGCCGGGTTCAGGTGCAGGTGGTCGCCGACGTCGTAGGCCGGCAGCAGCCGGGACGGGGCCGCGGGGTCGCGGGCCACCTTGTCGAAGTCCAGCAACGCGTCGAAGTGGCCCGGCTGGCGGATCCACGCGTTCACCCGCTGGCGAGCCTCTTCGCGGGCCGGGTCGTCGTAGGCGGTGTTGCCGCCGAAGGGGGTGATCGTGGCGCCGTACACGCGGATGTCCTGCGCGTGGGCGCGGACCAGGATCTGGTCGTACGCGTCGATCAGCTGCGCCGCCACGTCCGGCGCCGCCGCCGGGGTGGCCGTGCCGATGTCGTTGACGCCCTCGAACACGATCGCCCACGAAACCCCGCTCGTGGACAGCAGGTCGCGGTCCAGGCGGGCCAGCACGTTCGGGCCGAGGCCGTCCTGCAGCACGCGGTTGCCGCCCGCCGCCTGGTTCACCACCGAAACGCCGTGCAGGCGCGCGGCCAGCACGTTCGGCCAGCGGTCGTTCCCGTTCGTCGTCGACCCGCGGCCGTCGGAGATGGAGTCGCCGATCACCGCCACCGCGGACGCCGGCGACAGCACCTCGATGCCGCTGAGGAAGTACCAGTGGTCGACCGGCGTCGCGCCCGGCAGTTCGGTGTCGGAGACGTGGTTGCCCGCCAGCAGGTACGACGTCGTGCGCGAGCCGGGGTGCGAGGTGATCGACGTCGAAGCCTGGCCGTGCGCCAGGTACGCCGTCACCGCGATGTTCTCCAGGGTTCGCACCGGGAAGGGCAGCGGGTCGGACACCACCTGGGCGCCCTGGGGGACCACCGTCGAGGACTTGCCGTGGAACGTCACCGGGAGAACGCTGCCCGGCACCACCGCGGAGACGCCGGCCGCTCCGGAAACCGGGCGCGCCACCGACACCGCGGTCAGCGGCAGCGGTGCCCCGCCGAAGGCGTTGGAGAACCGCAGCCGGATCCGCGGGCCGCCGGCCGTCACCTGCGCCGTCTCACGCAGGGACGCGTTGTCGAGCACCCGGTCGGTGCCGGTGAAGGGCGCCGGTGGCATGTTGCCCGGCTCGGTCAGCTGGGGCATCGACGTCCACGTCGCCACCCAGTGCGCAGGCGCGGGGTGGCCGGACGCGCCCACGAAGAGCACGGTCAGCACGGCCAGGAAGAAGATCACCAGAGGACGTCTCATAACGAGAACTCCGGGGTCAGGACCCGGTCGGCGCCGACGACGCGGCGGGACCCGGTCAGCGTGCAGTGCAGGGTCGTGACGATCTGTTCGCTCGAAGTGCCCACCCGCAGCTCGACGTCGCCGGGGTCGACCTGCCGCTGCCGCGCGCGCCCGGTGTAGGATGTCAGGTCCGCGTGCAGGCCGATCTCCAGGACGCAGGTTTCGCCAGGGGGCAGGGAAACCCGGCGGGCCGCGATGAGCTGGCGCTCCGGCCGCGCCACCTCGGCCACCGGGTCGTGCAGGTAGACCTGCACGACTTCCGAAGCTTCGCGATCGTGGTCGTTGCGCAGGGTCACCCGCACCCGGCAGACACCGTCGGTCGGCCAGAGCGAGCCCGTCGCGCTGACGTCCAGCCAGGTCGCCGGCGCGTAGGACAGCCCGTGCCCGAACGGGAACAGCGGCGAAGGATCCACTGTGGACACCTCGCTGCGCCGGCCGAGCGGCGCGGCCAGGTACGTCGACGGCTGGCTCGCCCCGGCCGCCGGGAAGCTCACCGGCAGCCGGCCGGCCGGGTTGATCCGTCCGCTGAGGACGTCGGCCAGCGCCGCGGCCCCTTCTTCGCCGGGGTAGAACCCGCAGACGACCGCGGCCAGCCGCGGGAGCTGCCGGGACAGCTCGTACGGCCGTCCCGAGAGCAGGACGAGGACCACCGGCTTGCCCGTGTCCAGCAGCGCGTCGAGGAGTTCCTCCTGGCGGCCCGGCAGCCGCAGGTCGGCCGCGTCGCAGCCTTCACCGGACGTTCCGCCGCCGAACAGCCCGGCCCGGTCGCCCAGGACGGCCACGCACACCGACGCGTCCGCGCACGCCGCCACGGCCTGCGCGATCCCGTCGTCGTCCCCGCCCGTGACCGGGCAGCCCAGCGCGTAGGTCACGTCGTAGTCCGAGCTCAGCGTCTCGCGCAGGGTCGGCACGGAGACGCCGAACGGGACGTCGGGGTGGTGGACGCCGACGTGCAACGGGAAGGAGTAGCAGCCGAGCATCGCGCCGGGCGTGTCCGCGCGCGGTCCCACCACCGCGACGCGGCCGCCGGGGGAGAGCGGAAGCGTGCCGTCGTTGTGCAGCAGCACGATCGAGCGCTCGGCCACCTCGCGGGCCAGCGCCCGCGACTCGGCGTCGTCGAGGTCGATCTCCTCGGGGACCTCCGGTGCCCAATCGGCGTCGAGCAGGCCCAGTTCGCACTTCTGGCGGAGCACCCGTTCGAGGGCGCGGTCGACGGCGGCGACCTCGACCGCGCCCTCTTCCACCGCGGCGAGCAGCGGCTCGCCGTAGCAGTCCATCGTCGGCAGTTCGACGTCGATGCCCGCGGTGAGCGCCTGCCGGGCGGCGTCGGCGCGGTCGGCCGCGACGCCGTGCAGGCGGTGCAGGAACGCCACGGAGAAGTAATCGGCGACCACCGTGCCGTCGAACCCGTAGGTGTCCCGCAGGAGGTCCGTCAGCAGGGCCGGGTCGGCGGCGGACGGGAGGCCGTCGGTGTCGGTGTAGGCGTTCATCACCGACCGGGCGCCGGCGCGCAGCGCTTGTTCGAACGGCGGCAGCAGGACGTCGGCGATTTCCCGCGGACCGGCCGAAACCGGCGCCAGGTTGCGCCCGGCGCGTGAAGCGGAGTACCCGACGAAGTGCTTCAGCGTGGCCACGATGCCGGCCGACTCGAGGCCGGCGACGTACGCGCTGCCGATCGTCCCGACGAGGTAGGGGTCTTCGCCGATGGTCTCCTCGACCCGCCCCCAGCGCAGGTCGCGGGCCACGTCGAGGACCGGCGCGAGCCCCTGGTGCACGCCCAGTTCGCGCATGGTCCCCCCGATGCGCGCCGCCATCCGGTGGATCAGGTCCGGGTCGAACGTGGCGCCCCACGACAGCGGGGCCGGGTAGATCGTCGCCTGCCACGCGGCCAGCCCGGTGAGGCATTCTTCGTGCACCACCGCGGGAATCCCGAACCGGCTGCTGGCGACGATCTGCCGCTGGGTGCGCGCGAGGCTGTGCGCCCCGATCACCGGGTCGACCGGCCGGGTGCCGAACGCGCGGGTCAGCTGCCCGATGCCGTGGCGGACCAGGTCGTCGAAGTCGACCGCGGCGTCGACGAAGTCGTGCTGGTGCGGGGCCATTTCGCCCCCGGAGTCGATGCCGACCCAGACCCCGTAGAGCTGGGCGAGCTTCTCGCGCAGGGTCATCCGGGCCATCAGGGCCCGGACGCGTTCGCCCGGGTCGGCCGCGGGGTCGCGCCACGGCTCTCCGGCCGTGGTGGGCTGCGTGGTCAAGGCTTTTCCGCCCTTCGTCTGGGGGAGGAGGTGAGGAGGAGGAAACGGTTCAGGGGAGGGCGCGGGTCGAGTGCCGCACCACCAGGCCGGTGGCGAGCGTGACGTGGGTCCGCTCGACCTCGTCGCCGTTGATCAGGGCGATGAGCATGCGGATGGCCCGGTGCCCCATCTCGCGGATCGGCTGGTCCACAGTGGTCAGTGGCGGGCTGCAGAGCGCCGACTCGGGCACGTTGTCGAAGCCGACCACGGAAAGGTCGTCGGGCACGGCGAGCCCGAGCTCGCGGGCGGCGCCCACGGTCGCGATGGCCGAGATGTCGTTCGCGGCGAACACCGCGGTCGGCCGGTCCGGGCCGGTCAGCAGGGCGTGCGCCGAGGCCGCGGACACCTCCGGGTCGTAGGCGCCGATCCGGATCAGGTCTTCGTCCGGCGTGATGCCCGCGGCCGTCAGGGCACGCAGGTACCCCGTCTTCCGCAGTTCGGCCGACTGCAGGTCGGGCCGGCCGGAGAGGAACGCGATCCGCCGGTGCCCCAGCTCCAGCAGGTGCTCGGTGGCCAGCTGTGCGCCACGGAGGTTGTCGGAGTCGATGGTCGGCAGGTGCGACGGCCCGGTGTGCGGGTCGACCGCGACGACCGGCGTGCCCGGCACGGCTTCCAGCGAGACGGCGGGGGTGACCAGCACGGCACCGTCGACGAGGGTGCCGCTCAGCCGGGAGAGGTAGCGCTTCTCCCAGCCCACCGGGTCTCCGGTCCGCCCGCCCGCGGAGTACACGACGAGTTCGAAGCCGCTGCCGCGGATGGCGTCCGCCGCGCCCTTGAGCAGCTCGGTCGAGAACGGCTCGAGGTCGGCGACCAGGATGCCGATGACGTTCGTCCGGTGGTTTCTCAGGCTCTGCGCCACCAGGCTCGCTTCGTAGCCGAGCTCTTCGATCACGGCGCGGACTCGCGCGAGCGTCGCGGCGGAGACGCCGTAGCGCTCGTTGATGACCTTCGAAACCGTGGCCACCGAGACGCCGGCCCGGGCGGCGACGTCACGGATGGTCACCCTGGAACTGGGCTGCATCGGCTCAGACTAGCCATAGAAAACGTTATCGACAACGATTGACATCGCATTTGTCCCGGGAGCAGACTCTTCGCCAACCCGGGCGCAGTGCCGCCCCGTCCAACTCGGCCGAAGTCGTCAGGAGTGGACCCACAATGTTTGTGAAACGCCGGAACACCGTTCTCGCCGCGTTGGCGGCCGTCGTCCCGCTCGCGCTCGCCGCGTGCAGCGGGGGGAGCGATACCCCCGCGCAGCCGAGCGGCCCGGTCACCTTGACCTGGTGGCACAACGGCACCACCGATCCGATCAAGTCGATCTGGGAGAAGGTCGTCGCCGATTACCACCAGGCGCACGGCGACGTCACGATCAAGGCCCAGCCGCTGCAGAACGAGGACTTCAGCACGAAGGTGCCCCTCGCCCTGCAGTCGGCCGAGCCGCCGGACATCTACCAGTCCTGGGGCGCGGGTGACCTGGCTTCCCAGCTGACCTCGGGCAAGGTCGCCGACATCACCGACTTCACGAAGTCGTGGATCACCCAGACCACCGGCACGTTCGGCGAGAACTGGCAGGTGGACGGCAAGCAGTACGGCGTGCCGTTCGAACAGCACTTCGTCGGCTTCTGGTACCGCAAGGACCTCTTCCAGCAGGCGGGGATCACCACCCCGCCGAAGACCATGGACGAGCTGAACACCGCTGTCACGCAGCTGAAGGCCAAGGGCATCGCGGCGATCTCGGTCGGCGGCAAGGACCGCTGGCCGGACGCCTTCTACTTCAACTACTTCGCCGTCCGGGAATGCTCGGTCGACGTGCTCAAGAAGTCGGTGAAGGCGGTCAAGCTCGAGGACCCGTGCTGGACGAAGGCGGGTCAGGACCTCAAGAACTTCCTGGCCACCGAGCCGTTCCAGACCGGGTTCGCCGGCACGCCCGCCCAGCAGGGCGCGGGCAGCTCCGCCGGCCTGGTCGCCAACGGCAAGGCCGCGATGGAACTGCAGGGCGACTGGGAGCCCGGCACGATGTCGTCGCTGACCGAGGACAAGGACCTGGACTCGAAGGTCGGCTGGTTCGCGTTCCCCTCCGTCGCGGGTGGTCAGGGCGACCCGAACGCGGTGCTCGGCGGCGGTGACGGGTTCGCCTGCACCACCCGGGCGTCGAAGGCGTGTGCGGACTTCCTGCAGTACCTGGGCAGCGAGCCGGTGCAGACGCAGCTGGCCGCGCAGGGCGCGGGCCTGCCGGTCAACACTGTCGCCGCGAAGGCGCTGAAGACCGACACGCTGCGGCAGGTCTACGAATACGGCACGAAGGCGCCGTACCTGCAGATGTACTTCGACCGGGCGTTCCCGACGGCGGTCGGCGCCGCGCTGAACGACGCGGTGGCCAACATGTTCGCCGGCCAGGGCACCCCCGAAGGCATCGTGACGGCCGTCAACCAGGCCGCGGCGGGCAACAAGTGACCACGGCCACGACCCCGGTGCGGACGGCCGCGAAGCCGTCCGCACCGGCGGTCACCGCCCGTAAGCGCCGGCCCGGCCGGCGCAAGCGGCTCGAGCTGGCGCTGCTGCTCGGACCCGCCCTGCTGCTGTTCACCGGGTTCGTCCTGGTGCCGATCGGGATCGCGGCGTTCTACAGCGTCTTCAACTGGAAGGGGTTCGGCCCGCTCGACGACTTCGTCGGGTTCAAGAACTACGCCGATGCCTTCGACGGCACGGTGTTCCAGAGCGCCATCGTCCACAACCTGATCATCGCCGGGTTGTCGATCGTGGTGCAGCTGCCGCTGTCGATCGGCCTGGCGCTGCTGCTCAACCGGAAGCTGCGTGGCCGCGCGGTGCTGCGTGCCCTGGTGTTCGCGCCGTACGTCCTCTCCGAAGCGATCACCGCGGTGATCTGGGCGCTCATGCTGCAGCCGAACGGGTTCGCCGACCAGACGCTCCGGGGGGCCGGGCTCGGCGGGCTGGTCCACAACTGGCTGGCCGACCCCGGCATCGTGCTGTACACGATGTTCGCGGTGATCACCTGGAAGTACATCGGCTTCGGCATCATCCTGCTGCTCGCCGGGCTCCAGGGGGTGCCCGCCGAACTGCGCGAAGCCGCGGCGCTCGACGGTGCCTCGGCGTGGCAGACCACCCGGCACGTGGTGCTGCCGCTGCTCGGGCCGACCATCCGGATCTGGATCTTCCTGTCGGTGATCGGCTCGCTCCAGCTGTTCGACGTCGTCTGGATCATGACGCAGGGCGGCCCGGCGAACGCGTCGACGACGATGGCGACCTACCTGATCGACCACGGCTTCAAGCGCTACGAGTTCGGGTTCGGCTCCGCGGTGGCGGTGATCCTGTTCGTCATCTGCTTCGTGTTCGCCCTGCTGTACCAGCGGTTCGCGCTGCGCCGCGACACCCAGGGGGCCCTGACCAGGATGGTGGGCTGATGCGCTCCGGCAAGTTCGGCCTGTCGATGGGCTACCTCGCGGCGATCGTGGTGGTCGGTGTGACCGTCGTGCCGCTGCTGTTCGTGGCGCTGGGCGGGTTCCGCACCAACGCGCAGATCAACACCGACCCGGCCGGGCTGCCGGGGCCGTGGGTGTTCGACAACTACGCCTTGGTGCTCGGTTCGAGCGCGTTCTGGACCTTCCTCGGCAACAGCGCGCTGATCGCGGTGATCGCCACGGCGCTCGCCGTCGGGCTCGGCTCGATGGCCGGGTACGCGCTGTCGCGCTACCAGTTCAAGGGCCGGGAGGCGTTCTACACGCTGTTCACGCTCGGCCTGCTGTTCCCGATCGGGGTCGCGACGCTGCCGCTGTACCTGTGGCTGCGGCAGCTGGGCCTGCTCGAGAGCTTCTGGGGCGTGGCGATCCCGGAGGCGGCGTTCTCGCTGCCGGTGACGATCGTGATCCTCCGGCCGTTCATGCACGCGATCCCCGGCGAGATCGAGGACGCGGCGGTGCTCGACGGCGCCACCAGGATCGGCTTCTTCTGGCGCATCCTGCTGCCGCTCTCGACGCCGGCGTTGACCACGGTCGCCGTGCTCGCCTTCGTCACCAGCTGGAACACCTACCTGCTGCCCCTGTTGGTGTTCAACGACTCCGCGCACTTCACGCTCCCGCTCGGCGTCGCGATGTTCCAGTCCGCGTACTCCCAGGACACCGCCCGAGTGCTCGCGTTCACCGCGTTGTCGGCGATCCCCGCGCTCGCGTTCTTCGTGCTCGCCGAACGGCGCATCGTCGGCGGGCTGACCGGATCCGTCAAGGGCTGACTCAGGAGGTCTCCCGTGCCGTCCGAGGTACACCGTCGTGCCTTCCTGCACCTGCTCACGCTGGCCGGGGCGGGGTCCATGGCCCTCCCGGGACTCGCCGAAGCCGGGACCGGATTTCCGCTGGTGTCGCGGGGAAAGGCCGCGACGATCGTCGTCGGGTCGGCTGACTTTCCCGGCGTCCGCCGGGTGGTCGGCGACCTGGCCGCCGACGTCGAACGCGTCACCGGGGTGCGGCCCGCGGTGTCGTTCGACGTCGTCCCCGCGCACGGCCCGGTCGTCGTGGTCGGCACCCTGGGCCACAGCCCGCTGGTGGACGGGCTGGTCGCGGCCGGCAAGCTCGACGTCACCGGGATCGCGGGGAAGTGGGAGACGTCGCTGAGTCAGGTCGTCGACGGCCGCTTGGTGCTCACCGGCAGTGACCAGCGCGGCGTGATCTACGGCGTCTACGAGGTGTCCCGGCGCATCGGCGTCTCGCCCTGGTACTGGTGGGCGGACGTACCGCCGCGGCGGCAAGCGGAGCTGCACCTGCCGCGCGAGCGGTTCAGCCTCGGCACCCCGCACGTGAAGTACCGCGGGTTCTTCATCAACGACGAGAACCCGGCGCTCGGCACCTGGGCCCCGGCCTTCTTCGGCCCGGGCCAGGCGCCGGGCTTCCCGAACGGCTTCAACCACCTGTTCTTCGCGAAGATCTTCGAGACCATGCTCCGGCTGCGGGCCAACTACCTCTGGCCGGCGGTGTGGGGGCGCGCGTTCGCCGAGGACGACCCGCTCAACCACGCGACGGCCAAGGAGTACGGCATCGTCATGGGCACCTCGCACGAGGCGCCGATGATGCGCGGGATCGAGGAGTGGAACCGGCACGCGGTTCCCGCGGTCCGCGACGCGGCCGGGAACATCACGACCCCGGGGCACGACCCCTACGGCGGCACGGGGGAGTGGAGCTTCCGCCGCAACGGCGAAGCGATCAAGGCCTACTGGACCGACGGCATCCGCCGGATGGTCCGCGAGGACTTCGAAGGCGTCGTCACGCTCGGCATGCGCGGCAACGGCGACGTCGGCCTGCCCGACGGCGACGGCATCGAGCTGATGCGGGAGATCATCGCCACCGAACGGGAGATCCTCGCCCGCGAGACGGGCCGGGACCTGACCACGGTGCCGCAGGTCTGGACGCTGTACAAGGAAGTCCAGCGGTACTGGGCGAAGGGCCTGCGGCCGCCGGACGACGTCATCGTGGTGTTCACCGACGACAACTGGGGCAACATCCGCAAGATGCCCGACCGGTCGCTGCCGCCGCACCCCGGCGGGTACGGGCTCTACTACCACTTCGACTACGTCGGCGGCGGCCGCAACTACAAGTGGGTCGACACGACGCTGCTCGCGAACACGTGGGAGCAGCTGCACCAGGCGTACGCCTACGGCAACGACCGGCTGTGGGTGGCCAACGTCGGCGACATGAAGGGCAACGAGCTGCCGCTGCAGTTCTTCCTCGACTACGCCTGGAATCCCGATTCGCTGCCCGTCGAGCGGCTGTCCACGTGGGAGCGTCAGTTCGCCGAGACGAACTTCGGCGCGGTCCTGGCGGCGGAGATCGCCGGGGTGCTGCACGACTACGGGCGCCTGCAGTCCCGCCGCAAGCCGGAGCTGCTCAACCGGCGGATCACCGTCGACCCGGCGAAGGACCCGGCGACCGCCGACGCGATCACCTACGACGATCAGATGACGCCGTTCAGCCTGGTCAACTACCGCGAGCTGGACCGGGTCACCGACGAGTGGCACGACCTCGCGGCGCGGGCGTCGAAGATCGGCGCGCGGCTGCCGAAGGCATTCCAGGACGCCTACTACGAGCTGGTGGGGTACGAGGTCGAGGCATCGGCCAACCTGTACGCGCTGCGGCGGGCCGAGTTCACGAACCTGCTGTACGCGGCGCAGGGCCGGGCCTCGGCCAACGGCCTCGCCGCCGTCACGGAGGCCCGCTTCTCCGACGACCTCGCGCTGGCGGAGAAGTACAACACCGGCATCGCCGGCGGGAAGTGGAAGGGGTTCCAGACCCAGCCGCACATCGACTACGGCGACGTCGCCCGCTACGGCCCGAACGCGCCCTGGCAGCAGCCGGAGCTGAACAACGTGGCGCTGCCGGACGTCATCTTCCCGGCGGTGCGGCGCCTCGACCTGCCCGCGGCGGCGTCACTGGGGGTCGCCGTCGACGGCTCCCCGGACGCGTGGCCCGGCGCGGCGGGACGGCCGGCGCTGCCGGAGTTCAGCCCGTACCAGAGCGCGCCACCGCAGTACATCGACGTCTTCAACCGCGGGCGGACGCCGTTCCGCTGCACCGTGACGACGAGCGCGCCGTGGGTGGCGGTCGAGCCGCGGGGCGGCCGCGTGGAGGAGGAGCTGCGCATGACCGTGCGGATCGACTGGTCCCGGGTGCCGAAGGGCACCACGACCGTGCCGATCACGGTGTCGGGTGCGGGCAGTTCGGTTGTCGTGGACGCCGTCGTGCGCAACCCGGAGCTGCCGCCGCCGTGGCGACGCGGTTTCGTCGAGGCCGGCGGGTACGTGTCGATGGAGGCCGAGCACTGCAGCGCGAACGTCGGCACGGCGGACGCCGGGTGGCGGCGCATCCCGGACATCGGACGGACCGGGGCGGGGATGACCCCGTTCCCGGTGACGGCGGCAGGCCGCGCACCGGGGACGGGGCCGCGCCTGGAGTACCGGATGACGCTGTTCACGACCGGGACGGTGACGGTGTGGGCCTACTTGTCCCCGCGCAGCAACGTGCTGTCCGGCGACGGGCTGCGGTATGCGGTGTCGTTCGACGACGCGGAGCCGCAGGTCGTGAACATCACCAAGGCGACGGGGGCCGACGACACGTCCATGAACCGCCAGTGGGAGCGGACGACGTCGGACAACGTGAACCTGACGGCGACACGCCACGAGATCGGGACGGCGGGCCCGCACGTGCTGAAGTTCTGGATGGTCGACCCCGCGGTGATCGTGCAGAAGCTGGTGGTCGACA
Protein-coding sequences here:
- a CDS encoding LacI family DNA-binding transcriptional regulator → MQPSSRVTIRDVAARAGVSVATVSKVINERYGVSAATLARVRAVIEELGYEASLVAQSLRNHRTNVIGILVADLEPFSTELLKGAADAIRGSGFELVVYSAGGRTGDPVGWEKRYLSRLSGTLVDGAVLVTPAVSLEAVPGTPVVAVDPHTGPSHLPTIDSDNLRGAQLATEHLLELGHRRIAFLSGRPDLQSAELRKTGYLRALTAAGITPDEDLIRIGAYDPEVSAASAHALLTGPDRPTAVFAANDISAIATVGAARELGLAVPDDLSVVGFDNVPESALCSPPLTTVDQPIREMGHRAIRMLIALINGDEVERTHVTLATGLVVRHSTRALP
- a CDS encoding extracellular solute-binding protein, whose amino-acid sequence is MFVKRRNTVLAALAAVVPLALAACSGGSDTPAQPSGPVTLTWWHNGTTDPIKSIWEKVVADYHQAHGDVTIKAQPLQNEDFSTKVPLALQSAEPPDIYQSWGAGDLASQLTSGKVADITDFTKSWITQTTGTFGENWQVDGKQYGVPFEQHFVGFWYRKDLFQQAGITTPPKTMDELNTAVTQLKAKGIAAISVGGKDRWPDAFYFNYFAVRECSVDVLKKSVKAVKLEDPCWTKAGQDLKNFLATEPFQTGFAGTPAQQGAGSSAGLVANGKAAMELQGDWEPGTMSSLTEDKDLDSKVGWFAFPSVAGGQGDPNAVLGGGDGFACTTRASKACADFLQYLGSEPVQTQLAAQGAGLPVNTVAAKALKTDTLRQVYEYGTKAPYLQMYFDRAFPTAVGAALNDAVANMFAGQGTPEGIVTAVNQAAAGNK
- a CDS encoding sugar ABC transporter permease — its product is MTTATTPVRTAAKPSAPAVTARKRRPGRRKRLELALLLGPALLLFTGFVLVPIGIAAFYSVFNWKGFGPLDDFVGFKNYADAFDGTVFQSAIVHNLIIAGLSIVVQLPLSIGLALLLNRKLRGRAVLRALVFAPYVLSEAITAVIWALMLQPNGFADQTLRGAGLGGLVHNWLADPGIVLYTMFAVITWKYIGFGIILLLAGLQGVPAELREAAALDGASAWQTTRHVVLPLLGPTIRIWIFLSVIGSLQLFDVVWIMTQGGPANASTTMATYLIDHGFKRYEFGFGSAVAVILFVICFVFALLYQRFALRRDTQGALTRMVG
- a CDS encoding carbohydrate ABC transporter permease, whose protein sequence is MRSGKFGLSMGYLAAIVVVGVTVVPLLFVALGGFRTNAQINTDPAGLPGPWVFDNYALVLGSSAFWTFLGNSALIAVIATALAVGLGSMAGYALSRYQFKGREAFYTLFTLGLLFPIGVATLPLYLWLRQLGLLESFWGVAIPEAAFSLPVTIVILRPFMHAIPGEIEDAAVLDGATRIGFFWRILLPLSTPALTTVAVLAFVTSWNTYLLPLLVFNDSAHFTLPLGVAMFQSAYSQDTARVLAFTALSAIPALAFFVLAERRIVGGLTGSVKG